In Hyphomicrobium denitrificans ATCC 51888, the DNA window CGCTGTCGTCGCCGTCGGTCAAGAGCGTCGGTCTCGGCGGAGAGCCGTCGACGCCGCGCGGCAACGTCAAGGTCGCGTCGCTCGACAAGGCTCCGAGCGGCAGCTTCGAGAAAGCCGCGCCGGGCATTCTGGGCGATCGCGATTACTCGCGCACGTCGCTCAATGCGGAGATGGCGCGCGACGTCATCAACGCCTATCGCAAGAAGAACGGGCTGAAGCCGTTGAAGCTCAACCCCGAGCTGACGGAAGCGGCGAAATCGCATTCGCGCGATCTCGCGAAGTTCGACCGCATTTCGCACTATGGGTCCGACGGCTCGAACCCGTGGGATCGCGTCAAGCGGGCGGGTTATCGCGCGCGTCTGACGGCGGAGAACGTGGGTACGGGTCAGGTCGACTTCAATGAAGTCATGCGCGGCTGGGAAGAGAGCCCCGGCCATAACAAGAATCTGCTGACGCGCGATGCGACGCACATGGGCATCGCGCTGGTGCAGGACCCGAAGACCGAATTCAAATCCTTCTGGACGCTGGTTCTCGCATCGCCGATGTGAGGAGTCTTTAATTGCGCTTGCGACTCCGCTACGCGGAGCCGGCCGCAAGCGCGGGCCTTGTGGCGGCGACTCGCGTTCCGCGAGCCGGCCGCCGACACTAGAACTTCGGCAGATTTTTCCAGATCGCGATTTTGATGTCGAGGCGGTGCCAGACGACGATCGCATTCAATAATGCAGCGCCGGTCAGCGACATCGCGGTGGCGCTGGCTGCTCCGACAAGTCCGAAGCGCGGCACCAGGATGAAGTTCAACGCGATGTTCGCAAGTGCAGCGCCGAACAAGACCGTCGCGCAGATTTTCTGTTCGCCGAGCATGTTCAGAAGATATTCGGCCGGTCCCATCGCGGAACGCATGAGGAAGCCGATGACGAGAATGAACATTACCGGATAGCCGCTTTCGAACTGCGGGCCGAAGAGAGAGAGGAGCGGCTTGCCAAGCGCCAGAATGACGATGGCGCTCGCAAGCGACGGCCAGAACGTCCAGTTCACCGCATCCTTCACGAAGCTCCGGAGTCCGTCGTGGTCGCCACGTGCGTGCAGGGCGGCAAACTTATGCGCAACGGCGCTGCCGACGGCGTAATGGACAAACATGATCAATGCCATCGTCTTGCCGGCGGCGAAGTAAATGCCGACATCAGCGGGCGACATGAAGTGCGTCACGACCAGAATGTCGGTGTTCTGAAGCAGTAGCTCGGCGCTCATCATCGCGAGCAGCGGCAGAGAAATCTTGAACCATGCCGCGAAGTCGGCGGTTCGCGGTCCGGGTGGCACCGTCTCGTGCATGCTCCGGTTGATCAGGACGGCCTGGACGATTCCCGAGAGCCATGTCGCGACGATCGCGGCGGCGGCGGCGGTCGCGGCATTCATCGGCAGATCGGCCGCGTAGGCGGCGAACATCGCCGCGAGGAGCAACAGCGGACGCAAGATATACGGTGGGACGAGCGCGATGCTCATCCAGGCGTTGCCGCGTCCGATGCCGTCCTGCACATCCGTTAGCGCGTAGAGCGGAATGCAAACGAGCGCGAGATAGACAGGCAATACGAAATGGCTCTGGATGTGGTCCTGAAACAGCCAGACGCCGAGCAGTCCGGCCATCATGACCGCCGTGCCGCTCGCGAGCGCGAACAGACGGCTGCCGTGCACCAGACCGCGCAGGCGTTCGAAATCGCCTGTCTCGCGATAGACCGGGGCGAGGCGGATTGAAGCGAGATTCAAGCCAAGGTGCGGGATAGCGCCGAGGATCAGCACCCACGTCCAAACCGAAACATAGATGCCGTACTCGTAGCCGCCCATCCAACGGGCGAGAACGATCTGCGTCAGGTAGAGAAGGCCTGCGCTCAGAACGCGGACGGCGAA includes these proteins:
- a CDS encoding CAP domain-containing protein, which encodes MMEFRARHVPGVAVMYRVALATGLATALAGCSLGSTSLSTGFTEPATTASLSSPSVKSVGLGGEPSTPRGNVKVASLDKAPSGSFEKAAPGILGDRDYSRTSLNAEMARDVINAYRKKNGLKPLKLNPELTEAAKSHSRDLAKFDRISHYGSDGSNPWDRVKRAGYRARLTAENVGTGQVDFNEVMRGWEESPGHNKNLLTRDATHMGIALVQDPKTEFKSFWTLVLASPM
- a CDS encoding lipopolysaccharide biosynthesis protein — translated: MTTATVQPVDVDAATVTRTETEQAGAFAAGRARVSSVLTQAVNVLAARGERERTQRDALVAFAVRVLSAGLLYLTQIVLARWMGGYEYGIYVSVWTWVLILGAIPHLGLNLASIRLAPVYRETGDFERLRGLVHGSRLFALASGTAVMMAGLLGVWLFQDHIQSHFVLPVYLALVCIPLYALTDVQDGIGRGNAWMSIALVPPYILRPLLLLAAMFAAYAADLPMNAATAAAAAIVATWLSGIVQAVLINRSMHETVPPGPRTADFAAWFKISLPLLAMMSAELLLQNTDILVVTHFMSPADVGIYFAAGKTMALIMFVHYAVGSAVAHKFAALHARGDHDGLRSFVKDAVNWTFWPSLASAIVILALGKPLLSLFGPQFESGYPVMFILVIGFLMRSAMGPAEYLLNMLGEQKICATVLFGAALANIALNFILVPRFGLVGAASATAMSLTGAALLNAIVVWHRLDIKIAIWKNLPKF